A stretch of Halichondria panicea chromosome 1, odHalPani1.1, whole genome shotgun sequence DNA encodes these proteins:
- the LOC135352217 gene encoding intraflagellar transport protein 46 homolog isoform X1, which produces MASFTNDEIEINRQASVVQNQPYDESLEVSDGEEIASTNATPRGLDQTDAGGYEQRDTEVQGRGYSEEGVTQRHSGYVEEEVDSPDDYASESEESEEPEEPPHATLPGAYDPAEFEHLQVSAEMKDLFKHISRYTPQTVELDTKLKPFIPDFMPAIGDIDAFLKVTRPDGEADTLGLSVIDEPTAKQSDPTVLDLQLRTLTKQTTVKPVNVHSIQDPKKQPKALDNWIESVSELHRQKPATNVHYTKNMPDIESLMQEWPPEFEEALTETGVPSADLDCDLAQYTDILCALLDIPVYNNRIHSLHVLFSLYMEFKNSQHFNTMTGEDLESDIMTAET; this is translated from the exons ATGGCAAGCTTTACAAATGATGAAATAGAGATCAACAGA CAGGCCAGTGTGGTCCAAAATCAGCCATACGATGAGAGCCTGGAAGTGAGTGATGGTGAAGAGATAGCCTCCACCAACGCCACCCCAAGAGGACTCGACCAAACTG ATGCAGGGGGCTATGAGCAACGTGATACAGAGGTCCAGGGACGAGGTTACTCAGAGGAGGGTGTGACACAGAGGCACAGTGGGTACGTAGAGGAAGAGGTGGACAGTCCGGATGACTATGCATCAGAGTCTGAAGAGAGTGAAGAACCAGAGGAGCCACCCCATGCCACATTACCAGG GGCCTACGACCCTGCTGAGTTTGAGCACCTCCAAGTGAGTGCTGAGATGAAGGACCTTTTCAAGCACATCAGTCGCTACACTCCCCAGACTGTGGAACTGGACACAAAGCTCAAGCCGTTCATTCCAGATTTCATGCCAGCTATAGGAGACATCGATGCTTTCCTCAAG GTGACACGCCCTGATGGTGAGGCGGATACCCTGGGCCTGTCAGTGATTGATGAGCCCACGGCTAAACAGTCTGACCCTACTGTACTGGACCTCCAACTACGGACACTCACAAAACAGACCACTGTCAAGCCAGTT aatgttcacagtATACAAGATCCTAAAAAACAGCCGAAAGCTCTCGACAATTGGATAGAGAGTGTCAG TGAACTACACAGACAGAAACCAGCCACTAATGTCCACTACACAAA GAACATGCCAGACATTGAGTCCCTCATGCAAGAGTGGCCACCAGAGTTTGAAGAAGCTCTCACTGAg ACTGGAGTACCCAGCGCTGACCTGGACTGTGACCTGGCACAATACACTGATATCTTATGTG CTCTACTGGATATTCCAGTGTACAACAATCGAATACATTCTCTTCATGTTCTCTTCTCACTTTATATGGAATTTAAGAACTCACAG CATTTCAATACTATGACTGGAGAGGATTTGGAGAGTGACATTATGACTGCTGAAACATGA
- the LOC135352217 gene encoding intraflagellar transport protein 46 homolog isoform X2, which translates to MASFTNDEIEINRASVVQNQPYDESLEVSDGEEIASTNATPRGLDQTDAGGYEQRDTEVQGRGYSEEGVTQRHSGYVEEEVDSPDDYASESEESEEPEEPPHATLPGAYDPAEFEHLQVSAEMKDLFKHISRYTPQTVELDTKLKPFIPDFMPAIGDIDAFLKVTRPDGEADTLGLSVIDEPTAKQSDPTVLDLQLRTLTKQTTVKPVNVHSIQDPKKQPKALDNWIESVSELHRQKPATNVHYTKNMPDIESLMQEWPPEFEEALTETGVPSADLDCDLAQYTDILCALLDIPVYNNRIHSLHVLFSLYMEFKNSQHFNTMTGEDLESDIMTAET; encoded by the exons ATGGCAAGCTTTACAAATGATGAAATAGAGATCAACAGA GCCAGTGTGGTCCAAAATCAGCCATACGATGAGAGCCTGGAAGTGAGTGATGGTGAAGAGATAGCCTCCACCAACGCCACCCCAAGAGGACTCGACCAAACTG ATGCAGGGGGCTATGAGCAACGTGATACAGAGGTCCAGGGACGAGGTTACTCAGAGGAGGGTGTGACACAGAGGCACAGTGGGTACGTAGAGGAAGAGGTGGACAGTCCGGATGACTATGCATCAGAGTCTGAAGAGAGTGAAGAACCAGAGGAGCCACCCCATGCCACATTACCAGG GGCCTACGACCCTGCTGAGTTTGAGCACCTCCAAGTGAGTGCTGAGATGAAGGACCTTTTCAAGCACATCAGTCGCTACACTCCCCAGACTGTGGAACTGGACACAAAGCTCAAGCCGTTCATTCCAGATTTCATGCCAGCTATAGGAGACATCGATGCTTTCCTCAAG GTGACACGCCCTGATGGTGAGGCGGATACCCTGGGCCTGTCAGTGATTGATGAGCCCACGGCTAAACAGTCTGACCCTACTGTACTGGACCTCCAACTACGGACACTCACAAAACAGACCACTGTCAAGCCAGTT aatgttcacagtATACAAGATCCTAAAAAACAGCCGAAAGCTCTCGACAATTGGATAGAGAGTGTCAG TGAACTACACAGACAGAAACCAGCCACTAATGTCCACTACACAAA GAACATGCCAGACATTGAGTCCCTCATGCAAGAGTGGCCACCAGAGTTTGAAGAAGCTCTCACTGAg ACTGGAGTACCCAGCGCTGACCTGGACTGTGACCTGGCACAATACACTGATATCTTATGTG CTCTACTGGATATTCCAGTGTACAACAATCGAATACATTCTCTTCATGTTCTCTTCTCACTTTATATGGAATTTAAGAACTCACAG CATTTCAATACTATGACTGGAGAGGATTTGGAGAGTGACATTATGACTGCTGAAACATGA
- the LOC135352217 gene encoding intraflagellar transport protein 46 homolog isoform X3 — protein MASFTNDEIEINRQASVVQNQPYDESLEVSDGEEIASTNATPRGLDQTDAGGYEQRDTEVQGRGYSEEGVTQRHSGYVEEEVDSPDDYASESEESEEPEEPPHATLPGAYDPAEFEHLQVSAEMKDLFKHISRYTPQTVELDTKLKPFIPDFMPAIGDIDAFLKVTRPDGEADTLGLSVIDEPTAKQSDPTVLDLQLRTLTKQTTVKPVNVHSIQDPKKQPKALDNWIESVSELHRQKPATNVHYTKNMPDIESLMQEWPPEFEEALTETGVPSADLDCDLAQYTDILCALLDIPVYNNRIHSLHVLFSLYMEFKNSQVIFTHF, from the exons ATGGCAAGCTTTACAAATGATGAAATAGAGATCAACAGA CAGGCCAGTGTGGTCCAAAATCAGCCATACGATGAGAGCCTGGAAGTGAGTGATGGTGAAGAGATAGCCTCCACCAACGCCACCCCAAGAGGACTCGACCAAACTG ATGCAGGGGGCTATGAGCAACGTGATACAGAGGTCCAGGGACGAGGTTACTCAGAGGAGGGTGTGACACAGAGGCACAGTGGGTACGTAGAGGAAGAGGTGGACAGTCCGGATGACTATGCATCAGAGTCTGAAGAGAGTGAAGAACCAGAGGAGCCACCCCATGCCACATTACCAGG GGCCTACGACCCTGCTGAGTTTGAGCACCTCCAAGTGAGTGCTGAGATGAAGGACCTTTTCAAGCACATCAGTCGCTACACTCCCCAGACTGTGGAACTGGACACAAAGCTCAAGCCGTTCATTCCAGATTTCATGCCAGCTATAGGAGACATCGATGCTTTCCTCAAG GTGACACGCCCTGATGGTGAGGCGGATACCCTGGGCCTGTCAGTGATTGATGAGCCCACGGCTAAACAGTCTGACCCTACTGTACTGGACCTCCAACTACGGACACTCACAAAACAGACCACTGTCAAGCCAGTT aatgttcacagtATACAAGATCCTAAAAAACAGCCGAAAGCTCTCGACAATTGGATAGAGAGTGTCAG TGAACTACACAGACAGAAACCAGCCACTAATGTCCACTACACAAA GAACATGCCAGACATTGAGTCCCTCATGCAAGAGTGGCCACCAGAGTTTGAAGAAGCTCTCACTGAg ACTGGAGTACCCAGCGCTGACCTGGACTGTGACCTGGCACAATACACTGATATCTTATGTG CTCTACTGGATATTCCAGTGTACAACAATCGAATACATTCTCTTCATGTTCTCTTCTCACTTTATATGGAATTTAAGAACTCACAGGTAATTTTTACACAtttttag
- the LOC135352215 gene encoding spherulin-2A-like: MRSFVDKSAAQRRHQKKDFSIYQFIPNSSNELMAGFQISIIAGKDAQSCSVTASGQVQHIITDEEMETFKVTNGELMMALYKGNGRMPTLPYLHAPTPPFGNLYEMFNSTQTSTIMSITSAEILGITSEPVILKTQEFDNSSSVEATFNVSISDSVSETATSTWSTGGTFTIGQSISYNIGFLGSSVGGETSLSYSQSWGIGGSESKTVTIGSNSGMQVTLKPGQKVIAELTASRGVMKVRVRYNARLAGCTVVYYFPKHKGNDYYSFSTPVVMSNGGVNNSIVSTEDIEIGYFSNGKITVLDGVTKKLQETFQVDDSVLFSNREDGGDPFKE; this comes from the coding sequence ATGAGAAGTTTCGTCGATAAATCAGCAGCTCAAAGAAGACATCAGAAGAAAGATTTTTCGATTTACCAATTCATTCCGAATTCTTCAAACGAACTCATGGCAGGATTCCAGATCTCCATCATCGCAGGGAAAGATGCGCAGTCTTGCTCCGTAACTGCCTCAGGGCAAGTCCAGCATATTATCACCGATGAGGAGATGGAAACTTTCAAAGTAACCAATGGTGAACTGATGATGGCCCTCTATAAGGGTAACGGAAGAATGCCAACCCTTCCGTATTTGCACGCCCCAACTCCTCCGTTTGGGAATTTGTACGAAATGTTTAACTCGACGCAAACTAGCACAATTATGAGTATCACTTCTGCTGAAATTTTGGGGATCACATCTGAACCAGTGATCTTGAAGACACAGGAATTTGATAACAGCAGCTCCGTTGAAGCGACGTTCAATGTTTCCATTTCCGATTCTGTATCGGAAACTGCTACCTCCACGTGGTCGACAGGTGGAACATTCACCATTGGTCAGAGTATCTCTTACAATATTGGTTTCCTTGGTTCCAGTGTTGGAGGTGAGACTAGCCTTTCGTACAGCCAGTCGTGGGGGATAGGCGGTAGTGAATCAAAGACAGTTACGATTGGCTCGAACTCTGGAATGCAAGTTACCCTGAAGCCAGGACAGAAGGTTATTGCCGAGCTGACCGCTAGTCGCGGAGTGATGAAGGTTCGTGTTCGCTACAATGCTCGACTGGCTGGATGCACAGTTGTTTACTACTTCCCTAAACACAAGGGTAATGATTATTATTCGTTTTCTACGCCAGTCGTCATGTCAAACGGGGGAGTCAACAATTCGATTGTATCAACCGAAGACATTGAGATCGGCTACTTTTCAAATGGGAAGATAACTGTGTTAGATGGAGTCACCAAGAAACTACAGGAAACTTTCCAAGTTGATGACTCTGTTCTGTTCAGTAATCGAGAAGACGGTGGCGATCCATTCAAGGAATAA
- the LOC135352218 gene encoding uncharacterized protein LOC135352218, producing MATGLFDPPPPYAGQLEPQINESFDSCPNGCDTGALTHSQLKDHLLDCPLQLVECEFASAGCNVKVPRRDLAGHMTENAQHHLMTATLLNLRLTRELHQRMDQKDKQISELQHTIANMDTHLKLLTPSSTNGYICHNIIMSDVNQFLASGNWTSDTFMDQREAMEFKLVIGIKNLKKHSSLTAWLTVYRYNKQRVRLNASFNYDLVIKILSHTQERDTFVVSWESADGQAHLCDTLFPLDELLVKNTSYVKDNRLHFQLYLKTK from the coding sequence ATGGCTACTGGATTATTCGATCCCCCACCTCCCTACGCTGGACAACTAGAGCCTCAAATTAATGAATCATTTGACTCTTGTCCCAACGGCTGTGATACTGGGGCCCTCACCCACAGCCAACTAAAGGACCACCTGTTGGACTGCCCCCTACAACTAGTGGAGTGTGAGTTTGCTAGTGCTGGATGTAACGTGAAGGTTCCTCGAAGAGATCTGGCGGGTCACATGACAGAGAATGCCCAACACCACCTCATGACAGCCACCCTCCTCAACCTGAGACTCACGAGAGAGCTACATCAGAGAATGGACCAGAAAGATAAACAGATATCCGAGCTACAGCATACGATTGCTAACATGGACACTCACTTGAAGCTACTAACTCCATCCTCTACAAATGGCTACATTTGTCACAATATCATTATGAGTGATGTCAATCAATTCTTAGCCTCAGGAAATTGGACCAGTGACACCTTTATGGACCAACGTGAAGCAATGGAGTTCAAGCTGGTCATTGGCATAAAGAATCTTAAGAAACATTCGAGCCTAACAGCATGGCTAACTGTCTACAGATACAACAAGCAAAGAGTCCGCCTCAATGCATCTTTTAATTACGATTTGGTCATCAAGATTCTTAGTCATACACAGGAAAGGGATACATTTGTTGTGTCTTGGGAGAGCGCAGATGGACAAGCACACCTGTGCGATACGTTGTTCCCCCTGGACGAGCTACTTGTCAAGAACACGTCGTACGTCAAAGACAATAGACTACATTTCCAGCTCTACTTGAAGACTAAATGA
- the LOC135352219 gene encoding uncharacterized protein LOC135352219, whose protein sequence is MATRFDPPPPYTGEPEPQINESLESCPNGCDTGVLTHGQLKDHLLDCPLQLVECEFASAGCNVKVPRRDLAGHMTESVQHHLLTATLLNLRLTRELHDQKDKQISELQHTIANMDTHLKLLTPSSTNGYICHDIIMSDVKQFLASGNWTSDTFMDQCEAMEFKLVIGIKKLKKESNLTASLAVCRDNKQRVRLGFYFKANLIIKILSHTQERDPFVVSWGSINGRLPSCDKLLPLDELLAKNTPYIKDNRLHFQLYLKTK, encoded by the coding sequence atggctaccagATTTGACCCCCCACCTCCCTACACTGGAGAACCAGAGCCTCAAATCAACGAATCACTCGAATCCTGTCCCAACGGCTGTGATACTGGGGTCCTCACCCACGGACAGCTAAAGGACCATCTGTTGGACTGCCCCCTACAACTAGTGGAGTGTGAGTTTGCCAGTGCTGGATGTAACGTGAAGGTTCCTCGAAGAGATCTGGCGGGTCACATGACAGAGAGTGTCCAACACCACCTCCTAACAGCCACCCTCCTCAACCTGAGACTCACGAGAGAGCTACATGACCAAAAAGACAAGCAGATATCCGAGCTACAGCATACGATTGCTAACATGGACACTCACTTGAAGCTACTAACTCCATCATCTACAAATGGCTACATTTGTCACGATATCATTATGAGTGATGTCAAGCAATTCCTAGCCTCAGGAAATTGGACCAGTGACACCTTCATGGACCAATGTGAAGCAATGGAGTTCAAGCTGGTCATTGGTATAAAAAAGCTTAAGAAAGAGTCAAACCTAACAGCATCGCTAGCTGTTTGTAGAGACAACAAACAAAGAGTCCGCCTCGGTTTTTATTTTAAAGCCAATTTGATCATAAAGATTCTCAGTCATACACAGGAAAGGGATCCATTTGTTGTGTCTTGGGGGAGCATAAATGGACGACTGCCCTCGTGTGATAAGCTCCTCCCCCTGGACGAGCTACTTGCCAAGAACACACCGTACATCAAAGACAATAGACTACATTTCCAGCTCTACTTGAAGACTAAATGA